The following are encoded in a window of Camarhynchus parvulus chromosome 1A, STF_HiC, whole genome shotgun sequence genomic DNA:
- the APOLD1 gene encoding apolipoprotein L domain-containing protein 1 gives MERDGAAFAPAADPTQHFHAALLEQRQRLRGQITHLHQAARKLSQLRRSSLIANVSGSTLTAAGALTAILGLSLSPATLGASLLASAVGLGLATAGGAVSITSDLSLVLCNSREVRKVQEIAVTCRKQMTEILGCLEFLRRGQGPGDPALRQSEKRASISLYNSVCFMVLCGSHSFLVPEYTKEVTKVSQAVLKAKIQKLADNLETCTRAMDEVCDLLESRTQLSPRTRRFSLGAKTTAEILRPSS, from the coding sequence ATGGAGAGGGACGGTGCTGCCTTCGCGCCGGCAGCAGACCCCACGCAGCACTTCCACGcggccctgctggagcagaggcaaaGGCTGCGCGGCCAAATCACGCACCTCCACCAGGCAGCTCGGAAACTGAGCCAGCTCCGCCGCAGCTCCCTGATCGCCAACGTCAGCGGGAGCACCCTGACGGCCGCCGGGGCACTCACGGCcatcctggggctgtccctgagccccGCCACGCTCGGGGCCTCTCTGCTGGCCTCGGCCGTGGGCCTGGGCCTGGCCACGGCTGGCGGCGCCGTCAGCATCACTTCCGACCTCTCCTTGGTGCTCTGCAATTCCCGGGAGGTGAGGAAGGTGCAGGAAATTGCGGTGACTTGTCGGAAACAGATGACAGAAATACTGGGCTGCCTGGAGTTCCTTCGCCGGGGGCAGGGCCCAGGCGACCCTGCTCTGCGGCAGTCAGAGAAGAGGGCATCCATCTCGCTCTACAACTCCGTCTGCTTCATGGTCCTGTGCGGCTCCCACAGCTTCCTCGTGCCAGAATACACAAAGGAGGTCACTAAAGtaagccaggctgtgctgaaggCCAAAATCCAGAAGCTGGCTGACAACCTTGAGACCTGCACCAGGGCAATGGATGAAGTCTGTGATCTTCTGGAGTCCAGAACACAGCTTTCCCCACGCACAAGGAGATTCAGCTTGGGTGCTAAAACCACTGCCGAGATCCTGAGACCCTCCAGCTGA
- the DDX47 gene encoding probable ATP-dependent RNA helicase DDX47, with translation MAAGEEEGSAAEQEQEPAAEEPRSFKDLGVTDVLCEACDQLGWKVPTKIQIEAIPVALQGRDVIGLAETGSGKTGAFALPILQALLETPQRLFALVLTPTRELAFQISEQFEALGSSIGVQSTVIVGGIDTMSQSLALAKKPHVIIATPGRLVDHLENTKGFNLRALKFLVMDEADRILNMDFETEVDKILKVIPRDRKTFLFSATMTKKVQKLQRAALKNPVKCAVSSKYQTVEKLQQYYIFIPSKFKDSYLVYILNELAGNSFMIFCSTCNNTQRTALLLRNLGFTAIPLHGQMSQNKRLGSLNKFKAKARSILLATDVASRGLDIPHVDVVINFDIPTHSKDYIHRVGRTARAGRSGKSITFVTQYDVELFQRIEHLIGKKLPAFPMQEEEVMMLTERVAEAQRFARMELREQGEKKRSRNDDDDTEEAIGVRNKVAGGKKKKRKAF, from the exons ATGGcggcaggagaggaggaaggctCGGCGgcggagcaggagcaggagccggCGGCAGAGGAGCCACGGAGCTTCAAGGACTTG GGAGTGACAGATGTCCTGTGTGAAGCTTGTGACCAGTTGGGATGGAAGGTGCCAACGAAGATCCAAATTGAGGCTATTCCAGTGGCTCTCCAAG GCAGAGATGTCATTGGACTGGCAGAAACTGGCTCTGGGAAAACAGGAGCCTTTGCTTTGCCAATTCTCCAAGCACTGCTGGAAACACCTCAGCGATTATTTGCTCTTGTGCTCACACCAACAAGGGAGCTGGCCTTCCAAATCTCAGAGCAGTTTGAAGCTCTTGGGTCCTCCATTGGTGTCCAAAGCA CGGTTATTGTGGGTGGAATTGACACGATGTCTCAGTCTCTGGCCTTAGCCAAGAAACCACATGTTATTATTG CAACCCCTGGCCGTCTAGTTGATCATCTGGAGAACACAAAGGGCTTCAACTTACGAGCTCTGAAGTTCCTGGTGATGGATGAGGCTGACCGGATCCTTAACATGGATTTCGAGACCGAG GTGGATAAGATATTAAAAGTGATCCCTCGAGACAGGAAGACATTCCTGTTTTCTGCCACCATGACCAAGAAG GTTCAAAAACTCCAGCGTGCTGCTCTGAAGAATCCTGTTAAATGTGCTGTTTCTTCCAAGTATCAGACAGTTGAAAAACTACAGCAATACTATATTTTCATCCCCTCCAAATTCAAG GATAGCTACCTGGTTTATATCTTGAATGAACTGGCTGGTAACTCTTTCATGATATTCTGCAGTACATGTAACAATACCCAGAggactgctctgctgctccgCAACCTGGGCTTCACTGCCATTCCCCTCCACGGGCAGATGAGTCAG AATAAACGTTTGGGCTCTCTGAACAAGTTCAAGGCAAAGGCACGTTCTATTCTGCTGGCTACTGATGTTGCAAGCAGAGGTCTGGACATCCCACATGTGGATGTGGTGATAAACTTTGATATTCCTACCCACTCTAAG GATTACATTCATCGTGTTGGGAGAACAGCTCGAGCTGGGAGATCTGGCAAATCTATCACCTTTGTCACACA GTATGACGTAGAGTTGTTCCAGCGCATTGAACACCTGATTGGCAAGAAGCTGCCAGCATTCCCCATGCAAGAGGAAGAAGTGATGATGCTGACAGAGCGTGTGGCTGAGGCCCAGAGGTTTGCTCGAATG GAGCTGcgggagcagggagagaagaagcGATCTCggaatgatgatgatgacacaGAAGAGGCTATTGGTGTCAGGAATAAggtggcaggagggaaaaagaagaaaaggaaagcctTCTAG